The proteins below come from a single Etheostoma spectabile isolate EspeVRDwgs_2016 chromosome 4, UIUC_Espe_1.0, whole genome shotgun sequence genomic window:
- the obsl1b gene encoding obscurin isoform X5, producing the protein MDVFGGAPRFLAYPRPVVVQSGTDAVLKCQIGGDPRPAVIWERNNEKIDPQGRYRVFEDGNVYNLIISAVTTEDSGQYICKAKNSIGETYAAATLKVEGEAQEMEFREENKPRFLIKPLSTRAGRGDDAVFSCKLWGNPRPEVVWEKDGRKLNEIFESTHFTVGFQDGGWFQLKIFKTRAPDGGVYTCKARNEFGEALAGAVLLVDAGPGHEEEGNRNGYTNGHWKAHQGKQRSGRQVSNRLKDDTMTKSTKVKMFAVTEGKHAKFRCFVTGKPKPEIIWRKDGRLILSGRRYLLYEDREGYFTLKVLYCKQKDNGVYVCAASNTAGQTLSAVHLSVKEPPVQFKQPLIDLEVWERDLAVLECEVPEDSVAITWYLEDRRLQPGAKYGMEEWGTKRRLTIRDIGVDDDGIYLCEMPDGGRSIAEVAVKGTILRKLPRKVDVLEGENAAFCVEVEKEEMDIHWYKDAIELRETHQTILKSFGRTHILVFVNTMPQDSGLVTFLVGRSKTSSMLRVKAARHCPPSCPVGVQINTERANAALLSWVPAQDSRKNPPSGYVLERQEVGTGSQEWLQCLTTDSATSVEILGDSVPCEADYRFRICSVNKYGKSNNVEFPRAVHLVPVARIQAPLQDALVPEGQDAQFSIELSASVIGTWFLNGTQLQEDERYSMRRSRTHQSLRIRGVRDTDNGAEITFIAYGIRDSAALYIQAPLVKFSPMSEMDRNKFVEIGNPIVLYCELSDPAAPVHWYKNGVELQTMEGLHIQSEGTMRRIVIQSAEFSHSGVYCCDAIDDVIRFNVEVEAPPVRFSAIPDAEKNKTIETGNPIVLCCELSDPSAQVHWYKDGSKLNPQADVEILTDGLVRKLIVHSAEFYHAGSYCCKTKGDTITFSVDIKAPTVKFSAMPEEMRTKSIEAGSTFVLQCVVSDPEAHVCWYKDEMQLISNSGLEINSEGNIRTLVVQSAEMCHSGVYRCTTQDDTMEFQVEIKAIPVTYSTIFDVERTKSLEAGKLLELKCEVADSTVPVCWYEEAVKLCPQNDWDIQSNGTLKRLIIPSDEVLPSGLYSCETADDTNHFPVDIKAPMLPLSPSPEVVETPSLEATCPTEPTCETSDPDFQVDKEHDSNKEPDSEMGGIKKTLVIEPTHPSNSGAYYCATVDDVAQLIVNNQVPAPTYLLGPGVAKTESAEVDCQIVQQFEISDPIAKACWYKDGTQIYPKREADCESQSGSQTVPLQLHDLSDNGSFGCETSGDTQLNVDMKAEQRHCGDEIGEIADASAQYTVDVKATSPRLSSEQEKKSKEEAFPVEVDCMSSKCNSGTFCGERGDAQTYEEHSIPMPTSQSACGYMTEWIAPKQPRELSDNQQTTNAQSPVYCNSVKPSMMQSDTHHHTNKLRESHGEEFIYYLQHAKAQSEELDNSPQTAVKTDEICNVQQTAAVESEEATLKTLTVPSEELNSTKQMLTVQSELGNPLQTSTAQSEHHTNHKSDKFCNSLKTGTLQSEESFKSSNTVQPEESFKFSNNVQPEESFKSSNTVQPEESFKSSNTVQPEESFKSSNTVQPEESFKSSNTVQPEESFKSSNTVQPEESFKSSNTVQPEESFKSPNTVQPEESFKSSNTVQPQESFKSSNTVQPEESFKSSNPGQPEESFKSSHTGQPEESFKSSHTATVQPEESFKSSSTATVQSQESFKSSHTETVRPEEPLQSTHTGTIQLEEPFKTLQTAIVKSEECCSSIQLAAALSERLFDSLQTETVHSEGPYNSLWTATDKSEELNRLLQTSTVQLSTTSPQSLDLYNSEEAETGKRRKHYILQKSAHVTLDDHKGQAVPNCSKVLYQSMSTTVPAERHYTMKASEDQVDCIINSGQRPSSQFAVPQYVKQTPTVQSEEIYLSKTYDSHWSDSVTANKVAVEAPPVRITTHCEAERNKSVEVGEPIVLRCEISDPNAQVNWYKDGMNLRETAGQDILTEGSIRTLAIQSAMLSHSGIYSCKTTDDAMQFHVDVEAPLLKFSALSEGDQKKTVMTGFPIALQCELSDPTGQVSWYKDGTKLLPENGVDIQSEGNLRSLVVPSAERSHTGVYRCESKDDDIQFAVEVKALPGKFSELQESDRTKSVQEGSPIVLSCELSDDPSAHVDWYKDGLKLLPQNNTEIQSDGLKRTLLIHSAENIHGGTYECSTSADTIAFKVDVEASPVRFSALPVVARNKFVEAGCPIKLQCEVSEQTAQVYWHKDGEQLFPKSEWEIQTKEKLRALVIPSAEVRHSGLYSCEAADDRIEFKVDVAAIPEAERSKSVEAGSPINLQCEISDPTSQTCWCEDGIKLLPKSGINIDSEGKERALVMKSATSSCSVVYSCKTDDDSDFNDFYVEVKAPPVTFVDIPEEDLFKSVVENEQLVLSCEVSRADGVVHWYKDGTEMQPCNNITMQAEGNTRNLTVHSAQLSDTGTYTCRAGDNVLMYKVNIREPPVVIIYPKEDVHLDRHVPEEIILSCELSRPNGVVSWYKDGQKLQESENIKLKIEGPYRRLKIISSGVEDSGEYVCDTADASIFFHLTITEPPVRIVSPSQSQMELCQQTSERMVLSCEISRPNAVVRWYRDGLEVEENDNLILEVDGVYRRLIIPETTVKDSAEYVCDTADESVTFFVNIAEPPVRFVRPRKMAGRVDKVVGETLVLDCEVSRSNAEVNWKKNGEEVEDSKNITILEDGVMRQLTVHSLTMEDAGKYVCDAKDDVMDFTVNVQELPVKILGKTDAKTEKQFLVSDDIILVCELSRPNASVSWYKDNQLIDNTERYCSEEQGVFRSLVVLNAGLEDSAEYTCDAVDDKMVFYITVKEPEVQIIGNSGHPEHHILVEGDDLILECEVSRSNAPVQWLCNGVILKPDTRIKIDSYEVVRKLVITGLQPSDSGKYICDAIDDKLTTIVEVQELPVKFENKKANNNVSAYENESVTLRAIVSRERANVRWVKDGQLLNGDNIHISSEGNTHKLTINPLQLSDSGEYVCDVNTDEMYFSLLVKEMKVKFIRPLENALSLEGSTLILRCEINKPKGDVQWLKAGHEISPSRRHTIRAQGRERSFTIHQLVKEDAGEYACESTDDRTSATVTVETPRVVEFIAELRNITVCEGEDAIFKCVVSPEDSRLVWSLNGKQVTLNERTVTSSNGLCHMLCIHNCMVSDSGRVTADAEGLVSEAELHVQEQQVLFTKKMTPVVAEEYSEATLEVEVSLDSGEVQWMRQGVLIHPGAKNTLKHKGRKHSLTIYNLAMSDRGTYSCETLHDRTQAQLTVEPRKITIKKGLTDIKTTERETASFEVELSHPDVQGTWMRNAIQLKPTNHFRMSSKGQVHSLTISNLSVEDTGTFMFCVDNLKTTARLVVKEPPVTIFRKLEDQKFPDGAVISIECELSRHNVDVKWIKNGVELKPSKDLRIYAMGRKRFLQIMKCHVSDSGMYTCDAGDTTTSCTVEVYERELLILQRLVDVDIQEDQNAVFVCEVSVEDVPGEWYKNGERIQPTSTIKIRQEGTKHFLLMCNVRAEDSGEIKFVTRHVESVASLEVEEIPVNIVKPLQDTTALEKSRVLLDCTVSNPRCSIRWYKGSNVVLPSERFEICSEGCYRKLIIQQVVLDDEGTYSVQVGEYTCSAKLTVEAQSVLMVSELKDVEVTAPGEACFECEVSVPVLKAPMWSLNGEPLQPSSRVRLEKMGTVHRLTLRQTSPDMSGVVEFTSGKAQSRAQLRVLSDP; encoded by the exons AGCCACCTGTGCAGTTCAAGCAGCCACTCATTGATCTAGAAGTATGGGAACGAGATTTGGCTGTTCTCGAGTGTGAAGTTCCAGAGGACTCTGTTGCCATCACATGGTATCTGGAGGATAGACGACTGCAGCCGGGGGCCAAATATGGAATGGAGGAGTGGGGAACAAAACGGCGACTAACTATCCGTGACATCGGAGTTGACGATGATGGGATTTACCTCTGTGAGATGCCCGATGGGGGCAGAAGCATTGCAGAGGTTGCTGTGAAAG GGACAATTTTGCGGAAGCTTCCAAGAAAAGTGGATGTATTGGAAGGTGAAAATGCTGCCTTTTGTGTTGAagtggaaaaagaagaaatggacATACATTGGTATAAAGATGCAATAGAGCTGCGTGAAACCCATCAGACCATCCTTAAGTCTTTCGGTAGGACTCACATCCTGGTCTTCGTCAATACAATGCCCCAAGACTCTGGCCTTGTGACTTTCCTTGTAGGCAGATCCAAGACTTCCTCTATGCTAAGAGTGAAAG CGGCCAGACATTGTCCTCCGAGTTGTCCAGTGGGTGTGCAGATTAACACAGAGCGTGCTAATGCAGCTCTTCTCTCATGGGTTCCTGCTCAGGACTCACGAAAGAACCCCCCATCTGGATATGTGCTTGAGCGACAAGAAGTGGGCACTGGCTCACAGGAGTGGCTACAGTGCCTGACCACTGACTCCGCAACCTCTGTAGAGATCCTTGGTGACAGCGTACCATGTGAAGCAGATTATCGATTTCGCATCTGCAGTGTAAACAAATATGGAAAGAGCAACAATGTTGAGTTCCCTAGAGCTGTTCACTTAG ttCCAGTTGCCAGAATTCAAGCTCCCTTACAGGATGCCTTGGTACCCGAGGGGCAAGATGCCCAGTTCTCTATTGAGCTTTCTGCTTCAGTTATTGGTACATGGTTCTTAAATGGTACTCAGCTTCAGGAAGATGAACGTTATTCCATGCGTCGGTCAAGAACACACCAATCTCTTCGCATTCGAGGAGTACGTGATACAGACAATGGAGCCGAAATCACATTTATTGCCTATGGGATCCGGGATTCTGCAGCACTGTACATTCAAG cTCCTCTTGTCAAGTTTTCACCAATGTCAGAAATGGATCGAAACAAATTTGTAGAAATTGGAAACCCCATAGTGCTGTACTGTGAGCTGTCGGACCCTGCAGCTCCAGTGCACTGGTACAAGAATGGGGTGGAATTACAGACAATGGAGGGTCTGCATATCCAATCAGAAGGCACCATGAGAAGAATTGTCATACAATCAGCAGAGTTCTCACATTCGGGAGTGTATTGCTGTGATGCCATTGATGACGTCATCAGGTTCAATGTGGAAGTAGAGG CCCCACCTGTGAGGTTTTCAGCAATTCCAGATGCGGAGAAGAACAAAACCATTGAAACCGGCAACCCCATTGTTTTATGCTGCGAGCTCTCAGATCCTTCTGCCCAGGTGCACTGGTACAAAGATGGGTCAAAGCTCAATCCTCAAGCTGATGTAGAAATTCTAACTGATGGCTTGGTGAGAAAATTGATTGTCCATTCAGCAGAATTTTACCACGCTGGGTCATACTGCTGCAAGACAAAGGGTGACACCATCACGTTCAGTGTGGACATCAAAG CTCCAACTGTGAAGTTCTCAGCAATGCCTGAAGAAATGAGGACCAAGTCGATCGAAGCAGGCAGCACTTTTGTACTCCAGTGTGTGGTGTCGGATCCTGAGGCCCATGTTTGCTGGTACAAGGATGAAATGCAGCTCATTTCAAACTCTGGATTAGAAATCAACTCAGAGGGCAACATAAGGACGTTAGTTGTTCAGTCTGCAGAGATGTGCCACTCTGGTGTGTACAGATGCACTACACAGGATGATACCATGGAGTTTCAAGTGGAGATCAAAG CTATACCAGTGACGTACTCTACTATCTTTGACGTTGAGAGAACCAAGTCACTTGAAGCAGGCAAACTTTTGGAGCTGAAATGTGAGGTTGCAGACTCCACTGTGCCTGTCTGCTGGTATGAAGAGGCTGTAAAGCTCTGCCCGCAGAATGATTGGGATATACAGAGTAATGGCACGTTGAAGAGACTCATTATCCCATCTGATGAGGTCTTGCCCTCAGGGCTATACAGCTGTGAAACCGCTGATGACACTAATCACTTCCCTGTGGATATTAaag CTCCAATGCTGCCGTTATCACCCTCACCAGAGGTTGTGGAGACGCCGTCACTTGAAGCAACCTGCCCGACTGAACCAACATGTGAAACCTCAGACCCTGATTTCCAGGTGGATAAAGAACATGATTCTAACAAAGAGCCTGATTCTGAAATGGGAGGCATCAAGAAGACTCTTGTAATTGAACCAACTCATCCTTCAAACTCTGGAGCATACTATTGTGCAACAGTAGATGATGTTGCCCAATTAATAGTAAACAATCAAG TGCCAGCTCCAACATATCTGCTTGGCCCTGGTGTTGCGAAGACTGAGTCTGCGGAAGTGGACTGCCAAATTGTTCAGCAATTTGAGATTTCAGATCCCATTGCCAAAGCCTGTTGGTACAAAGATGGAACCCAGATCTACCCAAAAAGGGAAGCTGACTGTGAATCACAGAGCGGCAGCCAAACCGTGCCCCTTCAGTTACATGACTTGTCTGATAATGGGAGTTTTGGCTGTGAAACATCTGGTGATACACAGTTAAATGTGGACATGAAAG CAGAGCAGCGTCACTGTGGTGACGAGATTGGTGAGATAGCTGATGCATCTGCCCAATACACTGTGGATGTCAAAG CTACATCGCCGAGGCTCTCTTCTGAACAAGAAAAGAAGTCCAAGGAAGAGGCATTTCCTGTTGAAGTTGACTGCATGTCCTCAAAATGCAATTCTGGTACCTTCTGTGGCGAGAGAGGAGATGCACAGACATACGAAGAACATTCCATTCCTATGCCAACTTCCCAGTCAGCATGTGGATATATGACTGAATGGATTGCACCTAAACAGCCAAGGGAGCTCTCTGACaatcaacaaacaacaaatgccCAATCTCCTGTTTACTGTAACTCTGTAAAGCCATCAATGATGCAATCTGACACACATCATCACACTAATAAGCTCAGAGAATCACATGGTGAGGAATTCATTTATTATCTACAGCATGCAAAAGCCCAATCTGAAGAGCTTGATAATTCCCCCCAGACAGCTGTCAAGACAGATGAGATCTGTAATGTTCAACAAACTGCAGCGGTTGAATCAGAGGAAGCCACTCTCAAGACTCTAACTGTCCCATCAGAAGAGCTAAATAGCACAAAACAGATGTTAACTGTCCAGTCAGAGCTAGGTAACCCCTTACAGACTTCAACTGCCCAATCAGAACACCATACTAACCACAAATCAGACAAGTTCTGTAACTCTTTAAAAACGGGAACTCTGCAGTCAGAGGAGTCCTTTAAATCCTCAAACACTGTCCAACCAGAGGAGTCCTTTAAATTCTCAAACAATGTCCAACCAGAGGAGTCCTTTAAATCCTCAAACACTGTCCAACCAGAGGAGTCCTTTAAATCCTCAAACACTGTCCAACCAGAGGAGTCCTTTAAATCCTCAAACACTGTCCAACCAGAGGAGTCCTTTAAATCCTCAAACACTGTCCAACCAGAGGAGTCCTTTAAATCCTCAAACACTGTCCAACCAGAGGAGTCCTTTAAATCCTCAAACACTGTCCAACCAGAGGAGTCCTTTAAATCCCCAAACACTGTCCAACCAGAGGAGTCCTTTAAATCCTCAAACACTGTCCAACCACAGGAGTCCTTTAAATCCTCAAACACTGTCCAACCAGAGGAGTCCTTTAAATCCTCAAATCCTGGCCAACCAGAGGAGTCCTTTAAATCCTCACACACTGGCCAACCAGAGGAGTCCTTTAAATCCTCACACACTGCAACTGTCCAACCAGAAGAGTCCTTTAAATCTTCATCCACTGCAACTGTCCAATCACAAGAGTCCTTTAAATCCTCACACACTGAAACTGTCCGACCAGAGGAGCCCTTACAATCCACACATACTGGAACTATCCAATTAGAGGAGCCTTTTAAAACCTTACAAACGGCAATTGTCAAGTCAGAGGAGTGCTGTAGCTCCATACAACTGGCGGCTGCCCTGTCAGAGAGGCTTTTTGATAGCTTACAAACTGAAACTGTCCATTCAGAGGGACCCTATAACTCCTTATGGACTGCAACTGACAAATCAGAGGAGTTAAACAGACTTCTACAGACATCAACTGTCCAACTGTCTACTACATCCCCTCAATCATTGGACTTATATAACTCTGAAGAGGCAGAAACGGGCAAACGAAGAAAGCATTACATCTTGCAAAAGTCTGCGCATGTCACATTGGATGACCACAAAGGCCAAGCAGTACCTAACTGCTCGAAGGTACTGTATCAGTCCATGAGCACAACAGTCCCAGCAGAGAGGCATTACACCATGAAGGCATCAGAAGACCAAGTAGACTGCATAATTAACTCTGGGCAGAGACCATCTTCCCAGTTTGCAGTGCCTCAGTATGTTAAGCAGACACCTACTGTCCAATCAGAAGAGATCTATCTATCAAAGACATATGACAGTCACTGGAGTGACAGTGTCACTGCAAATAAGGTGGCTGTTGAAG CTCCACCCGTGAGAATTACAACACATTGTGAGGCTGAAAGGAACAAGTCTGTTGAAGTTGGTGAACCCATAGTGCTGCGGTGTGAGATATCAGATCCTAACGCTCAAGTTAATTGGTACAAGGATGGAATGAATCTACGTGAAACAGCTGGGCAAGACATCTTGACAGAGGGCTCCATAAGAACACTGGCTATCCAGTCAGCGATGCTGTCTCATTCAGGGATTTACAGCTGCAAGACAACAGATGATGCAATGCAGTTTCATGTGGATGTTGAAG CTCCACTTCTGAAGTTTTCAGCTTTGTCTGAGGGTGATCAGAAAAAGACGGTCATGACGGGCTTTCCCATTGCTCTACAATGTGAGCTGTCAGACCCCACTGGACAAGTCAGTTGGTACAAGGATGGAACAAAGCTCTTACCTGAAAATGGTGTAGACATCCAGTCAGAGGGAAATTTGAGGAGTCTAGTTGTCCCATCAGCCGAGCGATCTCACACTGGCGTTTACCGCTGTGAGTCAAAGGATGATGACATCCAGTTTGCTGTGGAAGTAAAAG CACTACCTGGGAAGTTCTCAGAGCTTCAAGAGAGCGACAGGACCAAGTCCGTTCAAGAAGGTTCTCCCATTGTCCTCAGCTGTGAACTTTCTGATGATCCTTCTGCTCATGTCGACTGGTACAAGGATGGGTTGAAACTCCTACCACAAAACAATACGGAAATACAGTCAGATGGTCTAAAGAGGACACTACTCATTCACTCAGCTGAAAACATACATGGTGGCACCTATGAATGTTCAACATCAGCCGACACCATTGCATTTAAAGTGGACGTAGAAG CTTCTCCTGTGAGGTTTTCAGCCCTTCCAGTGGTCGCAAGAAACAAATTTGTTGAAGCAGGCTGCCCAATTAAGCTGCAGTGCGAAGTATCAGAGCAAACTGCCCAAGTCTATTGGCACAAGGATGGAGAGCAGCTATTTCCAAAGAGTGAATGGGAAatccaaacaaaagaaaaattgagAGCGTTGGTTATTCCATCAGCAGAAGTCAGACACTCTGGGTTGTACAGCTGTGAGGCCGCAGATGACCGTATAGAATTCAAGGTGGATGTTGCAG CTATTCCAGAGGCtgagaggagcaaatctgttgaAGCAGGCAGCCCGATCAATCTGCAGTGTGAGATCTCAGACCCTACAAGCCAGACCTGCTGGTGTGAGGATGGAATAAAACTCTTGCCGAAATCAGGAATAAACATCGATTCAGAGGGCAAAGAGAGGGCACTTGTTATGAAGTCGGCCACGTCTTCATGTTCTGTGGTGTACAGTTGTaaaac tgatgatgattcagATTTCAACGATTTCTATGTGGAGGTGAAAG CGCCACCGGTAACATTTGTTGATATCCCAGAGGAGGACCTTTTCAAGAGTGTTGTGGAAAACGAACAGCTTGTTCTGTCATGTGAAGTATCAAGGGCTGATGGTGTTGTCCATTGGTACAAAGATGGAACTGAAATGCAACCATGCAACAATATCACAATGCAAGCAGAGGGCAACACAAGGAATCTGACAGTACATTCAGCCCAATTGTCCGACACAGGCACATACACATGCCGTGCAGGGGACAACGTTCTAATGTACAAGGTTAACATACGAG AACCCCCGGTGGTGATAATCTACCCCAAGGAGGACGTCCACCTTGACCGTCATGTCCCTGAGGAAATTATTCTTAGCTGCGAATTGTCTCGTCCAAATGGTGTTGTCAGCTGGTACAAAGATGGCCAAAAGCTGCAAGAGAGCGAGAACATCAAGCTCAAGATAGAAGGCCCTTATCGACGGCTGAAGATTATTTCTAGTGGAGTCGAAGATTCTGGAGAATATGTTTGTGATACAGCTGACGCTTCAATATTCTTTCACCTTACTATTACAG AACCTCCGGTGCGGATTGTGTCCCCAAGTCAGTCCCAAATGGAACTGTGCCAGCAGACCTCTGAGAGGATGGTATTGAGCTGCGAGATTTCACGGCCCAATGCAGTGGTACGCTGGTATCGAGACGGACTGGAAGTGGAGGAGAATGACAACCTTATCTTAGAGGTGGATGGTGTCTACAGAAGACTTATTATACCAGAAACTACCGTCAAAGATTCAGCTGAATATGTCTGTGATACTGCAGATGAGTCTGTGACATTCTTTGTAAACATAGCAG AGCCTCCTGTTCGCTTCGTACGTCCAAGGAAGATGGCAGGAAGAGTGGACAAAGTGGTTGGGGAGACTCTGGTTCTAGACTGTGAGGTTTCAAGATCAAATGCCGAGGTCAACTGGAAGAAGAATGGGGAAGAAGTAGAAGACTCCAAAAATATCACCATCCTTGAGGATGGTGTCATGCGTCAACTAACTGTTCACTCACTAACAATGGAAGATGCTGGGAAATATGTCTGCGATGCAAAGGATGATGTGATGGATTTCACTGTAAACGTGCAAG agTTGCCTGTAAAAATTCTTGGAAAAACCGATGCAAAGACAGAAAAGCAGTTCTTAGTATCAGATGACATCATTCTTGTGTGTGAACTATCAAGACCCAATGCCTCAGTCAGCTGGTACAAAGATAATCAGCTAATTGATAACACTGAGCGATACTGTAGCGAGGAGCAAGGCGTTTTCCGATCACTGGTTGTCTTAAATGCTGGGCTTGAAGATTCAGCAGAGTACACCTGTGATGCAGTGGACGATAAGATGGTCTTCTATATCACTGTCAAAG AGCCTGAAGTGCAGATCATTGGGAACTCAGGCCACCCAGAGCATCATATCCTGGTAGAAGGAGATGACCTTATTTTGGAGTGTGAGGTGTCTCGGTCAAATGCCCCCGTTCAGTGGTTATGCAATGGCGTGATACTGAAACCAGACACTCGTATAAAAATTGACAGCTATGAAGTTGTGAGGAAGCTTGTCATCACTGGACTCCAGCCCTCCGACTCTGGTAAATACATTTGCGATGCCATTGATGACAAACTGACAACGATTGTTGAAGTCCAAG AGCTGCCAGTCAAGTTTGAgaataaaaaagcaaacaataaCGTCTCAGCCTATGAAAATGAGAGCGTTACGCTGCGTGCCATTGTGAGCCGAGAAAGAGCTAATGTTCGGTGGGTGAAAGATGGCCAACTATTGAACGGGGACAACATTCACATCTCCAGTGAGGGTAATACCCACAAGCTCACTATTAATCCCCTGCAGCTGTCAGATTCTGGGGAATATGTCTGTGACGTAAACACAGATGAGATGTATTTCAGTCTTTTAGTCAAAG aaatgaaagtgaaatTTATCCGACCACTGGAGAATGCTTTGTCTCTGGAGGGCAGTACCCTTATATTACGATGTGAGATAAACAAGCCCAAAGGAGATGTTCAGTGGCTAAAAGCTGGCCACGAGATCTCTCCAAGCCGTCGGCACACGATAAGGGCACAAGGCCGCGAACGAAGCTTTACCATCCACCAACTAGTGAAAGAAGATGCTGGAGAATATGCCTGTGAATCCACAGATGACAGGACCTCAGCTACTGTCACTGTAGAAA CTCCCCGTGTTGTTGAGTTCATAGCAGAGCTCCGTAACATCACGGTCTGTGAAGGAGAAGATGCAATATTTAAGTGTGTGGTCTCACCAGAGGACAGTCGGTTGGTGTGGAGCTTAAATGGCAAGCAAGTAACTCTAAATGAGCGCACTGTCACTTCAAGTAACGGACTATGCCACATGCTCTGCATCCACAACTGCATGGTTTCAGATAGCGGCAGAGTAACAGCTGATGCAGAGGGGTTGGTATCAGAGGCAGAACTCCACGTTCAAG AGCAACAGGTGTTGTTTACCAAGAAGATGACACCAGTTGTAGCTGAAGAGTACAGTGAGGCAACTCTAGAGGTGGAGGTGAGTCTGGATTCAGGAGAAGTGCAGTGGATGAGGCAAGGGGTGCTGATCCACCCTGGAGCCAAGAATACCCTGAAACACAAGGGCCGAAAACACAGTCTCACCATCTACAATCTGGCCATGTCTGACCGGGGCACCTACAGCTGTGAAACCCTCCATGACCGCACGCAAGCCCAGCTCACAGTGGAAC CTAGAAAAATCACAATCAAGAAAGGGCTGACTGACATTAaaaccacagagagagaaacagcatCTTTTGAGGTGGAGCTCTCCCATCCCGATGTCCAAGGAACCTGGATGAGAAACGCAATCCAGCTCAAGCCAACAAATCACTTCCGTATGAGTTCCAAAGGACAAGTCCACAGTCTCACTATCTCTAACCTATCAGTGGAAGACACTGGCACCTTTATGTTCTGTGTAGACAATCTGAAGACGACTGCGAGGCTTGTTGTGAAGG AGCCTCCAGTGACCATTTTCAGAAAACTGGAAGACCAGAAATTCCCTGACGGTGCAGTAATCTCTATCGAGTGTGAGCTATCAAGACACAATGTTGATGTGAAATGGATAAAG AACGGGGTTGAGCTGAAGCCAAGCAAGGACTTGCGAATTTATGCAATGGGAAGGAAACGGTTTCTTCAGATCATGAAATGTCATGTCAGTGATTCTGGCATGTACACCTGCGATGCTGGAGATACTACTACATCCTGCACTGTGGAGGTCTACG AGCGTGAGCTGCTCATCCTGCAGCGCCTGGTGGACGTGGACATCCAGGAAGATCAGAACGCGGTGTTTGTTTGTGAGGTCTCAGTGGAGGATGTGCCAGGAGAATGGTACAAAAATGGGGAGAGAATACAACCGACCAGCACCATCAAGATACGGCAGGAAG GGACCAAACATTTTCTTCTTATGTGCAATGTGAGAGCAGAGGACTCTGGAGAGATCAAGTTTGTCACCAGACATGTTGAATCTGTCGCTTCCCTGGAGGTGGAAG AGATTCCTGTCAACATTGTGAAGCCTCTGCAGGATACGACCGCCCTGGAGAAGAGCCGCGTGCTCCTCGACTGCACCGTGTCCAACCCCAGATGTAGCATCCGCTGGTACAAAGGCAGCAATGTCGTGCTGCCCTCCGAACGCTTTGAGATCTGCAGTGAAGGCTGTTATCGGAAACTGATCATCCAGCAGGTGGTGCTGGATGATGAGGGCACGTACAGCGTGCAGGTCGGAGAGTATACATGCTCTGCAAAACTGACAGTGGAGG CCCAGTCAGTGTTAATGGTGAGTGAGCTGAAGGATGTGGAGGTCACGGCCCCTGGTGAAGCCTGCTTTGAATGTGAGGTCTCAGTCCCTGTTCTCAAAGCTCCTATGTGGAGTCTGAATGGGGAGCCGCTACAGCCCAGCTCTCGGGTACGCCTGGAGAAGATGGGCACGGTCCACAGGCTGACCCTCAGACAAACCTCCCCGGACATGAGCGGAGTGGTGGAGTTCACCTCTGGGAAAGCACAAAGCAGAGCCCAGCTTCGGGTACTGA GTGATCCGTGA